GCTGCCAAAGTCGGGTGAGGTTATAGTTTGTCCCTAGGAAGTGCATTGGGTCCGCCCGGAAGATAAAACTGGCGGAAAAAATAGCTGCCGGACCTACGAAGGGGTACACCAGACGAGGGGGAGGGACTACGAATCGTCATGCCACGCGTTCTCATTGCCGACAAGTTGGAAGGGGCGGGGATTGATTGGTTGCGGCAGGCGGGATTGGAAGTTGATGTCCGCTTGGGCCTGAAAGGCGAAGAGTTGGCTGCTACCTTGCGGGAATATGATGCCTGCATTGTGCGCTCGCAACCCCGGATCACAGCGGCCTGCTTGGAACAACCTGGACGGTTACGGGCGATCGCTCGGGCGGGCGTGGGGGTGGACAACATCGATGTCGCAGCGGCGACCCGCAAGGGAATCGTGGTGATGAACACTCCCGGCGGCAACACGATTGCGGCCGCCGAGCATACCCTGGCGCTGCTGCTGGCCTTGGCTCGCCGGATCACCGAAGCCGATGCTCGACTCAAGAGCGGCGGGTGGGATCGCAATGCCTTCGTCGGAACGCAATTGGCAGGCAAGACCCTGGGAATCATCGGCTTGGGCCGGATTGGCCGGGAAGTCGCCCGCCGCGCCAAGGCGCTGGAGATGCGTGTCGTGGTCTTGGACCCGTTTGTCACCGCTGCCAAAGCGGCGGAACTCGGTTACGAAATGGCCCGCAGTCTCGATGAGCTTCTCCCTCAGGTCGATTTCTTAACTCTCCACGTGCCGCTGTCGGACGAAACCCGCGGGATGATCGGTGCTCCTGAACTCGCCCGGATGAAACGAACCGCTCGGATCATCAATGTGGCACGCGGCGGCGTCATCGATGAGGCTGCTCTGGCAGAGGCACTGCACACGGGACAGATCGCTGGAGCGGGTATCGATGTTTTTTCCGTGGAACCCCTGCAACCGGATAATCCGTTACTGCGCGCTCCCAATGTCGTGTTGACACCTCACTTGGGCGCATCGACCGTCGAAGCCCAGGAAACGGTGGCTCTGGAAGCGGCCCAGTTGATCGCCGACTTTTTGTTGCGCGGGCGAGTGGCCAATGCCGTCAACATGCCGGCGGTGGATCCGCAGGAGTTGGCGGAAGTCCGACCCTTTGTCGACTTAGCGCGGCGCTTGGGGCTGCTCCAAGCCCAATTAGCCCAAGGGGCAATCCGACGGGCGACTGTGGTGTACAAAGGCGATCTCGCCGGCAAAAAGAATCGGTTATTGACCGCGGCCTTCACTGCCGGTCTGCTGGAATACCGCCTGAGCGAAGGGGTGAACCTCGTCAATGCCGAAATATTGGCCAGTGAGCGGGGCATCGAAATCAGCGAATCGTCTCATCCCAAGCGCGGGGATTTTGCCGCCATGATTCAAAGCGAAGTGGAAACTGAACAAGGAACTACGATCGCGGCAGGTACTCTCTTCGGAGATCAGTATCCGCGATTAGTTCAGCTTGGCCCTTTCCGCATGGAGGGTTACCTGGATGGTGTCATGATGTTTTTCAACCATCGCGATGTGCCCGGATTGATCGGTTACGTGGGAACCATCTTCGGGAACCATCGCGTCAACATCGCCCAAATGACGGTGGGGCGTCAAGCTCCTGGCGGAGACGCCATCGGGATTCTGAATTTGGATAGCCCGCCGCCGGAGGAGGCGGTGGCAGCCGTGCAAGCACACCCCCAGATTCGTAACGTGCGGGTGGTCAAATTGCCGCCGCCCGGAGAAACGCCGCCGTGGCTTGGAGGAGGATGACAACGTCTCTTCCCCGGAGCGGCTCCGATGGACGGCGCGTATGGGTTTGTTAGTTATGTCATACCCTTACTCAAAGCATGGGGTTCATGGTCCAAAGTCGTCCGTGATAATTTAGGTGAGGTGACAATGGCTCAGCTTCCCAGATTCGAGAAGAATTGGTACCAACTCAGGTCGCTCAAAAGCATTTTACCGCCAGCAATTACGAGAACGACTCCCAAGAGTTTGCGGAGGCTGGCTGTGTTCAATCTCCGCACT
This genomic interval from Thermogemmata fonticola contains the following:
- the serA gene encoding phosphoglycerate dehydrogenase, which translates into the protein MPRVLIADKLEGAGIDWLRQAGLEVDVRLGLKGEELAATLREYDACIVRSQPRITAACLEQPGRLRAIARAGVGVDNIDVAAATRKGIVVMNTPGGNTIAAAEHTLALLLALARRITEADARLKSGGWDRNAFVGTQLAGKTLGIIGLGRIGREVARRAKALEMRVVVLDPFVTAAKAAELGYEMARSLDELLPQVDFLTLHVPLSDETRGMIGAPELARMKRTARIINVARGGVIDEAALAEALHTGQIAGAGIDVFSVEPLQPDNPLLRAPNVVLTPHLGASTVEAQETVALEAAQLIADFLLRGRVANAVNMPAVDPQELAEVRPFVDLARRLGLLQAQLAQGAIRRATVVYKGDLAGKKNRLLTAAFTAGLLEYRLSEGVNLVNAEILASERGIEISESSHPKRGDFAAMIQSEVETEQGTTIAAGTLFGDQYPRLVQLGPFRMEGYLDGVMMFFNHRDVPGLIGYVGTIFGNHRVNIAQMTVGRQAPGGDAIGILNLDSPPPEEAVAAVQAHPQIRNVRVVKLPPPGETPPWLGGG